The Actinomycetota bacterium genome contains a region encoding:
- a CDS encoding AAA family ATPase, protein GRSDPVFSDDAISLIHSSSAGIPRRINNLSVQALIAGFLEKKGIIDESSVKRAVAEMEAD, encoded by the coding sequence CGGACGCTCCGACCCCGTATTCTCCGACGACGCCATCTCTCTTATTCACTCGTCGTCCGCCGGTATTCCGAGGCGAATCAACAACTTGAGCGTTCAAGCTCTCATCGCCGGATTCCTGGAGAAAAAAGGCATCATCGACGAGTCGAGCGTCAAGCGGGCGGTGGCAGAGATGGAGGCTGATTGA